Proteins from a single region of Punica granatum isolate Tunisia-2019 chromosome 8, ASM765513v2, whole genome shotgun sequence:
- the LOC116187678 gene encoding uncharacterized protein At5g39865-like encodes MANVENNYEYPVKPKSSIFNRSLTMQTKPMEPSAKPYLSNPSLERGGSIKKLYNSIESFMPTSNSFKGKVMKLRNLFESSRSPSPSPSDSPPQLPSRLKSMKSIGSSHGSSLPIRLPGTEDRIVVYFTSLRGVRRTYEDCYAVRMIFRGFRVWVDERDVSMDLAYKKELQNVLRNEKIVTLPQVFIGGKYMGGADVIRQLYETGELTKIIAGYPKMAPGFVCDSCGDVRFMPCTNCNGSKKVFDEDEEELKRCLECNENGLIRCPHCCS; translated from the coding sequence ATGGCCAATGTTGAGAACAATTATGAATACCCCGTCAAGCCCAAGTCGTCCATCTTCAATCGGTCACTCACGATGCAGACAAAGCCGATGGAACCTTCGGCCAAACCGTACCTCAGTAACCCGTCCCTCGAGCGGGGCGGTTCGATCAAGAAGCTGTACAATTCGATCGAGTCATTCATGCCCACGAGCAACTCATTCAAGGGTAAGGTCATGAAGCTCCGGAATTTGTTCGAGTCCTCAAGGTCGCCGTCCCCATCGCCCAGCGACTCCCCCCCACAATTGCCCTCTAGGCTGAAATCTATGAAATCGATTGGCTCGAGTCATGGCAGTAGCTTGCCCATACGGTTACCGGGCACGGAGGACAGAATTGTCGTGTATTTCACTAGTTTACGTGGGGTTCGCCGTACCTACGAGGATTGCTATGCAGTGAGGATGATATTTAGAGGATTCAGGGTCTGGGTTGATGAGAGGGATGTATCGATGGACTTGGCATACAAGAAGGAGCTTCAGAATGTGTTGCGCAATGAGAAGATTGTGACTTTGCCTCAGGTTTTTATAGGGGGCAAGTATATGGGCGGAGCCGATGTGATCAGACAGCTGTATGAGACGGGCGAGCTCACGAAGATCATCGCAGGGTACCCGAAAATGGCACCGGGATTTGTCTGTGATTCCTGTGGGGACGTGAGATTCATGCCCTGCACGAATTGTAATGGGAGTAAGAAGGTgtttgatgaagatgaagaggagcTCAAGAGGTGCTTGGAGTGCAATGAGAACGGGTTGATTCGGTGCCCTCATTGCTGTTCCTGA